A single genomic interval of Lewinellaceae bacterium harbors:
- a CDS encoding TonB-dependent receptor: MEFVDVTLLELTAKTFLQGTSTDAEGRFRFSNVPPGKYFLRLNFIGFETKETAPFSVKSKEQELDLGEIAIATSSNLLDEVEVTAEKSTYNLSLDRKVYNVEKDIQSQVSSATEILQNIPSVTVDVEGQVSLRGTSNITYFINGKPSALLRANGSAALQQIPASSIERIEVITNPSAKYRPDGIGGIINIVLKEESREGWNGTISGNVGNLSRQNANLILNYGTEDLNVFGSYSFRHANTPRRERDIRINKDDNGAQVYASENSSLRETDEYSHVISTGLDFPIGESNKMEIAGTYYTGKEDKNTLADWEVVDEFPSVFAINRALKELEQEVELSTAFEHEFDDDHTLAIEVAYSAYDEAEDNMYNENYTLPSPSSSRSRNLIEKGGPLTELAIEYARPIGEDSELEAGYLTEFMKDDIRFIGEEFNPQEDGWATDFNKTNHFTFRQNIHALYTTFGHSFDAFSFLAGLRAEQTFINSRLITTGEKIPNHYFQFFPTLHLSYELDDGQELQLSYSRRVNRPDSDEHNPFAEYDDPRNREVGNPKLLPEQVHSLELGYHLQKDGFSFIPNLYYRYKYDAFSEIEEIVQDTVLQSRQINLANETSAGLELILTGNVKDILDLTFSANAFYNELDASNLDFTDQRSNLTWDSKLAASLNLASNTFAQLNAYYRSARLTVQGESKSQFLLNLGLRQDIFQNRASLILTVSDVFASLQWEKIIDTPDLYRKREYTRNKQIVYLGFSYRFGQAYKKEKEELEFVDKI; this comes from the coding sequence GGCGAAATTGCCATCGCCACCAGTTCTAATTTGCTGGATGAAGTGGAAGTCACCGCCGAAAAATCCACCTATAACCTGTCGCTGGACCGCAAGGTTTACAACGTCGAAAAAGACATTCAGAGCCAGGTGAGTTCCGCCACCGAAATCCTTCAGAATATTCCCTCGGTTACGGTCGATGTGGAAGGGCAGGTCAGCCTGAGGGGCACCTCCAACATCACCTACTTCATCAACGGCAAACCCTCTGCCCTTTTGCGGGCCAACGGATCGGCGGCCCTGCAGCAGATTCCGGCCAGCAGCATCGAACGCATCGAGGTCATCACCAACCCCTCGGCCAAGTACCGCCCCGACGGCATCGGCGGCATCATCAATATCGTGCTGAAAGAAGAAAGCCGGGAAGGCTGGAACGGCACGATCTCCGGCAATGTCGGCAACCTCAGCCGGCAGAACGCCAACCTTATACTGAATTATGGAACGGAAGATCTCAATGTTTTTGGCAGCTATAGTTTCCGCCACGCCAATACGCCCCGGAGAGAGCGGGATATAAGGATTAACAAAGATGATAATGGAGCGCAGGTTTATGCCTCTGAAAACAGCAGCCTTCGGGAAACCGACGAATATTCGCATGTGATCAGTACAGGGCTGGATTTTCCCATTGGGGAGAGCAACAAGATGGAAATTGCCGGCACGTATTACACTGGAAAAGAGGATAAGAACACCTTGGCAGATTGGGAAGTGGTAGACGAATTCCCTTCCGTCTTTGCCATCAACCGGGCGCTGAAAGAACTGGAGCAGGAGGTGGAACTGAGCACTGCGTTCGAACACGAATTCGACGACGACCACACCCTGGCCATCGAAGTGGCCTATTCGGCCTACGATGAAGCCGAGGACAACATGTATAATGAGAACTATACCCTACCCTCCCCTTCTTCTTCCAGAAGCCGCAACCTCATTGAAAAAGGCGGCCCTCTGACAGAACTTGCCATCGAATACGCCCGGCCCATCGGGGAAGATTCGGAATTGGAAGCCGGTTACCTCACCGAATTCATGAAAGACGACATCCGGTTCATAGGAGAGGAGTTCAACCCTCAGGAGGATGGCTGGGCCACCGACTTCAACAAGACCAACCATTTTACTTTCCGCCAGAATATCCACGCCCTGTACACCACATTCGGCCATTCTTTTGACGCCTTCAGCTTTCTGGCTGGCCTGCGGGCGGAGCAGACATTTATCAACTCCCGGCTGATCACCACCGGCGAAAAAATCCCCAACCACTATTTCCAGTTTTTTCCCACCCTGCACCTTTCCTACGAACTGGACGACGGCCAGGAACTGCAACTCAGCTACAGCCGCAGGGTCAACCGCCCCGACAGCGACGAACACAATCCCTTTGCGGAATACGACGACCCCAGAAACCGCGAGGTGGGCAACCCAAAACTGTTGCCCGAACAGGTGCACTCCCTCGAGTTGGGTTATCATCTGCAAAAGGATGGTTTCTCCTTTATCCCCAACCTCTACTATCGTTATAAATACGATGCCTTTAGCGAAATCGAAGAGATCGTGCAGGATACCGTTTTGCAATCGAGGCAGATCAACCTGGCCAACGAAACTTCCGCCGGACTGGAACTGATCCTCACCGGAAATGTGAAGGATATCCTGGACCTGACTTTCAGCGCCAACGCCTTCTACAACGAGCTGGACGCTTCCAACCTGGATTTCACGGATCAGCGATCCAACCTCACCTGGGATTCCAAGCTGGCCGCCAGCCTCAACCTCGCTTCCAATACTTTTGCTCAACTGAATGCCTACTACCGCTCCGCCCGCCTGACCGTGCAGGGAGAGTCCAAATCGCAGTTCCTCCTCAACCTGGGCCTGCGCCAGGACATTTTCCAAAACCGGGCTTCCCTCATCCTGACCGTATCAGACGTGTTCGCCTCTCTGCAATGGGAAAAAATCATCGACACGCCGGATCTGTACCGCAAGCGGGAGTACACGCGCAACAAGCAGATCGTTTACCTGGGCTTTTCCTACCGCTTCGGGCAGGCTTACAAAAAAGAAAAAGAGGAACTGGAGTTTGTGGATAAGATTTGA
- a CDS encoding DUF3575 domain-containing protein, with protein sequence MKTRLFLLFLIFATLATAQDAAFYPKLAVKLSPLSALDPLTSTLAGSITYRPAPWLGLHVEYGWQHKLLKSTGHTSRLLNSRYYELRPEIQFFADWSGTQEVYLALEGFYIPHTFSLEHSYINLNRRDIRFDSADGNRFTHGLALKGGVQFLISDYFLLEVFSGFGYRRREINIFNLVNPREDNVHNNHHLSVNPYTQPGVKHRIHLSFGVRIGGVLARKKLER encoded by the coding sequence ATGAAGACGCGACTCTTCCTGCTTTTTTTGATCTTTGCCACCCTGGCAACCGCTCAGGACGCCGCATTCTACCCCAAACTGGCGGTTAAGCTGTCGCCCCTTTCCGCCTTAGACCCGCTGACCAGCACCCTCGCCGGCAGCATCACCTACCGGCCTGCTCCCTGGCTGGGGTTGCACGTCGAATACGGCTGGCAGCATAAGCTACTGAAATCTACTGGCCACACTTCCAGGCTGCTCAATAGCCGTTACTACGAGCTGCGCCCGGAGATTCAATTTTTTGCGGATTGGAGCGGAACGCAGGAAGTGTACCTTGCACTGGAAGGTTTCTACATACCACATACCTTTTCTCTGGAGCACAGCTATATTAATCTCAACAGGCGCGATATCCGATTCGACTCAGCCGACGGCAATCGTTTCACACATGGACTAGCCCTAAAAGGTGGTGTGCAATTTTTGATCAGTGATTATTTTCTGCTGGAGGTGTTTTCCGGTTTCGGCTACCGCCGCCGGGAGATCAACATATTCAATTTGGTTAATCCCCGCGAGGACAATGTACACAACAACCATCATTTATCTGTAAACCCTTACACACAGCCGGGCGTGAAACACAGGATACATCTATCTTTTGGCGTGCGGATAGGCGGGGTATTGGCCAGAAAAAAGCTGGAGCGTTAG
- the odhB gene encoding 2-oxoglutarate dehydrogenase complex dihydrolipoyllysine-residue succinyltransferase, whose amino-acid sequence MSVVEMKVPTIGESIAEVTLSQWLKKDGDYVELDDPICEFESDKATLEFPAEAAGRLIHVAAEGDDLEIGALVAKIDTSVTKEDGGGSSNGAPQKEEKEEKKEEQPAPAPAGKESKAEENYAAGHPSPAAGKILREADIQPEKVDGSGKGGRITKEDAMKAVEAKKAQPAPAEPKPQPEKKEAPKQQEQQQVVFTPRENFSRETSRKKMSRMRRTIARRLVSAKNETAMLTTFNEVDLTEVMQLRKTYQDRFVKKYGIKLGFMSLFAKACAQVLMELPDVNASLDGEELVYHDYADISIAISTPNGLVVPPVHNVESLSFAEIEYKISELAEKARNNNLTLEEMQGGTFTITNGGVFGSLLSTPILNEPQSAILGMHGIKERPVVVDGEIKIRPMMYLALSYDHRVIDGSTSVTFLVKVKELLEDPVAMLMDL is encoded by the coding sequence ATGAGCGTAGTAGAAATGAAGGTCCCTACCATCGGAGAATCCATAGCGGAGGTGACCCTGTCTCAATGGCTGAAAAAAGACGGCGATTACGTCGAGCTGGATGACCCCATCTGCGAGTTTGAATCGGATAAGGCGACCCTTGAATTTCCCGCGGAGGCTGCGGGCAGGCTGATCCACGTCGCTGCGGAAGGGGATGACCTGGAGATCGGCGCCCTGGTGGCCAAAATCGATACCAGCGTAACCAAAGAAGACGGCGGGGGAAGCAGCAACGGCGCCCCTCAAAAGGAAGAGAAAGAGGAGAAAAAAGAAGAACAGCCCGCCCCGGCGCCGGCTGGCAAAGAGAGCAAGGCTGAAGAAAACTATGCCGCCGGCCATCCTTCCCCGGCTGCGGGCAAAATCCTGAGAGAGGCGGACATCCAGCCTGAAAAGGTGGACGGCAGCGGCAAAGGCGGCCGCATCACCAAGGAAGACGCCATGAAGGCTGTGGAAGCCAAAAAGGCGCAGCCCGCTCCCGCAGAACCGAAGCCCCAGCCCGAAAAAAAAGAAGCGCCCAAACAACAGGAGCAACAGCAGGTGGTGTTCACGCCGCGTGAAAACTTCAGCCGCGAGACGAGCCGCAAGAAGATGAGCCGCATGCGCCGCACCATCGCCCGCCGCCTGGTAAGCGCCAAAAACGAAACGGCCATGCTGACCACCTTCAACGAGGTGGACCTCACCGAGGTGATGCAACTGCGCAAGACATACCAGGACCGCTTCGTGAAAAAGTACGGCATCAAGCTGGGATTCATGTCCCTCTTCGCCAAAGCCTGCGCCCAGGTGCTGATGGAACTACCCGACGTGAACGCCAGCCTCGACGGCGAAGAACTCGTCTACCACGACTACGCCGACATCTCCATCGCCATCTCCACGCCCAACGGCCTGGTGGTGCCTCCGGTGCACAATGTAGAATCTCTTAGTTTTGCCGAGATAGAATACAAAATCTCCGAATTGGCCGAGAAAGCCCGCAACAACAACCTGACCCTGGAGGAAATGCAGGGCGGTACTTTTACCATCACCAACGGCGGCGTATTCGGTTCCCTGCTCAGCACGCCCATCCTCAACGAGCCGCAGTCGGCCATCCTGGGCATGCACGGCATCAAGGAGCGGCCCGTGGTGGTCGACGGGGAGATCAAAATCCGCCCCATGATGTACCTGGCCCTTTCCTACGACCACCGCGTGATCGACGGCAGCACTTCGGTGACTTTCCTGGTGAAGGTGAAGGAACTGCTGGAAGACCCGGTAGCTATGTTGATGGACTTGTAG
- a CDS encoding SdiA-regulated domain-containing protein — MVPTLFLIYMTLIFCNSPAEESAGSITLAEGYHFAYDLKDPDQTFKMPKKLEEISGLGISENGQALVAIQDEDGKLFFLNRYTGEVFAEIEFWKDGDYEGVEMVGETAYVVKSTGTIYEVSHPGTPEQKVENYNFFLDADNDVEGLAYDRAHNRLLLACKAKAGKEKDYKHKKGIYGFDLNTRTLGEKPVYFVSLDSVNSYLDKDPAIRKLEKVVEFFDPDEDFEFSPSAIAIHPLTGNLYLTSSVGKMLLVLNPNGQIMHIEKLSKKIHPQPEGLCFDPEGTLYISNEGKGEKGLIYRFNYKPGRAD, encoded by the coding sequence ATGGTACCTACCCTTTTTCTGATTTATATGACCCTTATTTTCTGTAACTCGCCTGCGGAAGAAAGCGCCGGCAGCATCACGTTAGCAGAAGGTTATCACTTTGCCTACGACCTCAAAGACCCGGATCAAACCTTCAAGATGCCCAAAAAACTAGAGGAGATTTCCGGCCTGGGCATATCGGAGAATGGCCAGGCCCTGGTCGCCATTCAGGATGAAGACGGGAAGTTGTTTTTCCTCAACCGCTACACCGGCGAAGTTTTCGCCGAGATCGAATTCTGGAAAGACGGAGACTACGAGGGCGTGGAAATGGTGGGCGAGACCGCCTATGTGGTGAAAAGCACGGGCACAATTTACGAGGTGAGCCATCCCGGCACCCCGGAACAGAAGGTGGAGAATTACAATTTCTTCCTCGACGCCGACAACGACGTGGAAGGGCTGGCCTACGACCGGGCGCACAACCGCCTGCTGCTGGCCTGCAAGGCCAAGGCCGGGAAGGAGAAGGACTACAAACACAAAAAGGGGATTTACGGCTTCGACCTGAATACCAGGACGCTGGGAGAAAAGCCCGTCTATTTTGTCAGCCTCGACTCCGTCAACAGCTATCTGGATAAAGACCCCGCCATCCGCAAACTGGAAAAGGTGGTCGAATTCTTCGACCCCGATGAAGATTTCGAATTCAGCCCTTCCGCCATCGCCATTCATCCCCTCACGGGCAACCTTTACCTGACCTCCTCCGTAGGAAAAATGCTGCTGGTGCTGAACCCCAACGGACAGATCATGCACATCGAAAAGCTGAGCAAGAAAATCCACCCGCAGCCGGAGGGCCTCTGTTTCGACCCCGAGGGGACCCTCTACATCTCGAACGAAGGCAAGGGCGAAAAGGGCCTGATCTACCGGTTTAATTACAAGCCGGGGCGGGCGGATTAG
- the gyrB gene encoding DNA topoisomerase (ATP-hydrolyzing) subunit B — MDAVKNQEELKPQAGTYGAVNIQALEGLEAVRKRPGMYIGSTDTKGLHHLVWEVIDNSIDEHLAGYCTEIDTIIHKDNSITVKDDGRGIPTDMHKKLKKSALEVVMTVLHAGGKFDKDTYKVSGGLHGVGVSCVNALSEHLRAEVHREGKIFVQEYSRGKPLGDVAEVGESDKTGTIITFRPDPDILESVDYKYDVLANRIRELAFLNKGLTLTLTDEREIEEDGSFKSESFHSEGGLKEFVQFIDASKQRLIDEPIYVTGTEENVEVEVALQYNTSYTETIYAYVNNINTRDGGTHVNGFRRAVNRLFKQYGEDNGFFKKLKFSISGEDFREGLTAIISVKVPEPQFKGQTKGELGNSEVTGIVSRCVGEVLGHYLEEHPRAAKKIIDKVILAATARHAARKARELVQRKNVLTGSGLPGKLADCSSRSPEESELFLVEGDSAGGTAKQGRDRNFQAILPLRGKILNVEKALEHKIYENEEIKNMFTALGVTIEENDEGERILNMEKLRYHKIVIMCDADVDGSHIVTLILTFFFRYMRPLVENGYVYIAQPPLYMVKKGKQFRYCWTEEERREAVAAYAGEDNASSVKIQRYKGLGEMNAEQLWETTMDPDTRILQRVSIDDAREADRVFSMLMGDDVPPRRAFIEANAKYAKVDV, encoded by the coding sequence ATGGATGCAGTAAAAAATCAAGAAGAATTGAAACCACAGGCGGGCACGTACGGCGCCGTTAATATTCAAGCGCTGGAAGGCCTGGAAGCTGTGCGGAAACGCCCTGGAATGTACATCGGAAGTACAGATACCAAAGGGTTGCACCACCTTGTGTGGGAAGTGATCGACAACTCGATCGACGAGCACCTGGCGGGTTATTGTACGGAGATAGATACAATTATTCACAAGGACAATTCCATCACCGTAAAGGACGACGGCCGCGGTATCCCGACGGATATGCACAAAAAGTTGAAAAAATCCGCGCTGGAAGTGGTCATGACCGTCCTTCACGCCGGCGGAAAGTTCGATAAAGATACCTATAAGGTGTCCGGGGGCTTGCACGGCGTGGGGGTTTCCTGCGTGAACGCCCTGTCGGAGCACCTCAGGGCGGAAGTGCACCGCGAAGGCAAGATTTTTGTCCAGGAATACAGCCGGGGCAAGCCTCTTGGCGATGTGGCGGAGGTTGGCGAATCGGATAAGACCGGAACCATCATCACCTTCCGGCCAGATCCGGATATCCTGGAATCCGTGGATTACAAATACGACGTTCTCGCCAACCGAATCCGGGAACTGGCCTTTTTGAATAAAGGGCTGACGCTTACGCTGACCGACGAACGGGAAATCGAGGAAGACGGCTCCTTTAAATCGGAATCCTTTCACTCGGAGGGCGGGTTGAAGGAATTCGTCCAGTTCATCGACGCGTCCAAGCAGCGGCTGATCGACGAACCGATTTATGTAACCGGCACAGAGGAAAACGTAGAGGTGGAGGTCGCCCTGCAGTACAACACTTCTTATACAGAGACCATCTACGCCTACGTCAACAACATCAATACCCGGGATGGCGGCACCCACGTCAACGGTTTCCGCCGGGCGGTCAACCGCCTGTTCAAGCAATACGGGGAGGACAACGGGTTTTTCAAAAAACTGAAGTTCAGCATATCCGGCGAGGATTTCCGGGAAGGCCTTACCGCCATTATCTCGGTCAAGGTGCCGGAGCCGCAGTTTAAAGGGCAGACCAAGGGCGAGCTCGGCAACTCGGAAGTTACCGGCATCGTTTCCCGGTGCGTAGGGGAGGTGCTGGGCCACTACCTGGAGGAACATCCCCGGGCAGCCAAGAAGATCATCGACAAAGTGATCCTGGCGGCAACGGCGCGCCACGCCGCCCGCAAAGCCCGCGAACTGGTGCAGCGAAAAAACGTGCTCACCGGAAGCGGCCTGCCGGGCAAACTGGCGGATTGCTCCTCCCGCAGCCCGGAAGAATCGGAACTCTTCCTCGTAGAGGGCGACTCGGCCGGCGGCACTGCCAAACAGGGCCGCGACCGGAACTTCCAGGCCATCCTGCCGCTGAGGGGTAAAATCCTCAACGTGGAAAAAGCTCTGGAACACAAAATCTACGAGAACGAGGAGATCAAGAATATGTTTACGGCCCTGGGTGTCACCATCGAAGAGAATGACGAAGGGGAGCGCATCCTGAACATGGAAAAACTGCGCTACCACAAGATCGTCATCATGTGCGACGCCGACGTAGACGGCAGCCACATCGTTACGCTCATTCTGACTTTCTTCTTCCGCTATATGCGGCCGCTGGTGGAAAACGGCTATGTCTATATTGCCCAGCCTCCGCTGTACATGGTGAAAAAAGGCAAACAGTTCCGCTATTGCTGGACGGAAGAGGAGCGCCGCGAGGCGGTTGCCGCCTATGCTGGCGAGGACAACGCTTCTTCGGTAAAAATACAGCGCTACAAAGGCCTCGGAGAGATGAACGCCGAACAACTCTGGGAAACTACCATGGACCCGGATACCCGCATCCTGCAACGGGTCTCCATCGACGACGCCCGCGAAGCCGACCGCGTCTTCTCCATGCTGATGGGGGATGACGTGCCGCCGCGCCGCGCCTTTATCGAGGCGAATGCGAAGTATGCGAAGGTGGATGTGTAG
- the tsaE gene encoding tRNA (adenosine(37)-N6)-threonylcarbamoyltransferase complex ATPase subunit type 1 TsaE, giving the protein MKEIVIHSPDALPECVKILLDHSPEARVIAFYGEIGAGKTAFIQAFCRHLGIKEEVASPTFSIVNEYEYRSPANEAGHFVFHIDLYRLKNIEEALQIGIEEYLYSGAYCLIEWPELIEPLLPEDAVRIKLEIIGDSSRKILIL; this is encoded by the coding sequence ATGAAAGAGATCGTTATCCATAGCCCGGATGCATTGCCGGAATGCGTGAAAATCCTGCTGGATCATAGCCCTGAGGCCAGAGTGATTGCGTTTTACGGAGAGATCGGAGCGGGAAAGACGGCTTTCATCCAGGCCTTCTGCCGCCATTTAGGCATAAAAGAAGAGGTGGCCAGCCCAACTTTTTCGATAGTTAATGAGTATGAATATAGGAGCCCTGCCAATGAGGCGGGCCATTTTGTTTTTCATATAGACCTTTACCGGCTGAAAAACATAGAAGAGGCTTTGCAGATCGGCATCGAGGAGTACCTCTACAGTGGCGCGTATTGCCTCATAGAATGGCCGGAACTGATCGAACCTCTTCTGCCGGAGGATGCTGTTCGAATTAAACTGGAAATTATCGGCGATTCCAGCCGAAAAATCCTAATTTTGTAG
- a CDS encoding alanine dehydrogenase: MSDKKKIPVPKEFTESQYRPQTETLQVQQKPDKLFIGIPKEITMQENRVALVPSSVATLVARGHRIVVETDAGEKSSYSDHDYSEAGADIAYSSEQVYKADIILKVAPPTLKEIELMHPNQILISPLQLPIISADYINKLRQKRVIALAMEYIKDESDTFPVVRIMSEMAGISAMLTAAELMSTTSGGKGVLLGGISGVPSAKVVILGAGIVAEYATRTALGLGAEVRIFDNNITKLKRLQNQVGRPLYTCAVNPHDLEKELLSADVAIGAVHSKSGRTPVIVSEDLVAKMKPGAVIIDVSIDQGGCFATSEVTSLEKPTFVKHDVIHYCVPNIASRVSRTASMAVSNILTPILLKAGSTGSIEYLLFNNHGLRHGVYTYKGCLTNSYLGERFEIKSTDLDLLITSNL, from the coding sequence ATGAGTGATAAAAAGAAGATACCTGTTCCTAAAGAGTTTACCGAAAGCCAGTACCGGCCTCAAACCGAAACCCTTCAGGTCCAGCAAAAGCCAGATAAGCTGTTCATTGGAATCCCCAAGGAGATTACCATGCAGGAAAACCGTGTAGCCCTGGTCCCCTCCTCGGTGGCTACCCTGGTTGCCCGGGGGCACCGCATCGTCGTCGAAACCGATGCCGGCGAAAAATCCAGCTACTCCGACCACGATTACTCCGAAGCAGGCGCCGATATTGCCTACAGCTCCGAACAGGTTTACAAGGCGGATATTATACTCAAAGTGGCGCCCCCTACGCTGAAGGAGATCGAACTGATGCACCCCAACCAGATTCTCATCTCGCCCCTTCAACTGCCGATCATCAGCGCCGACTATATCAATAAGCTGCGCCAGAAGCGGGTCATCGCCCTTGCCATGGAGTACATCAAGGACGAATCCGACACCTTCCCCGTCGTGCGCATTATGAGCGAGATGGCAGGCATCAGCGCTATGCTCACCGCAGCAGAACTCATGTCGACCACCAGCGGCGGCAAAGGCGTCCTGCTGGGTGGGATTTCGGGGGTGCCCAGCGCCAAAGTCGTCATCCTGGGCGCCGGGATCGTTGCCGAATACGCCACCCGCACCGCTTTGGGCCTGGGGGCTGAGGTCCGCATCTTCGACAACAATATCACCAAGCTGAAACGCCTGCAGAACCAGGTGGGCCGCCCCTTGTACACCTGCGCTGTCAACCCGCACGACCTGGAAAAAGAACTGCTGTCGGCCGACGTGGCCATCGGCGCTGTGCATTCCAAATCAGGGCGCACGCCGGTTATTGTCAGCGAAGACCTGGTCGCCAAAATGAAACCGGGAGCGGTGATCATCGATGTGAGCATCGATCAGGGAGGCTGTTTCGCTACTTCTGAAGTCACCAGCCTGGAAAAACCCACCTTCGTCAAACACGACGTCATTCACTATTGCGTGCCCAATATAGCATCGAGGGTCTCCCGCACGGCTTCCATGGCGGTGAGCAACATCCTGACGCCCATCCTCCTGAAGGCGGGCAGCACCGGCAGCATCGAATATCTCCTGTTCAACAACCACGGCCTGCGGCACGGAGTATATACCTATAAAGGCTGCCTGACCAACAGCTACCTCGGCGAGCGCTTCGAGATCAAATCTACCGACCTCGACCTGCTGATCACGTCCAACTTATAG
- a CDS encoding glycine--tRNA ligase: MAHSSDHFKKLIAHSKEYGFIFQSSEVYDGLSAVYDYGPYGVELKNNIKEYWWRSMVQMHENIVGVDAAIFMHPKTWKASGHVDAFNDPLIDNKDSKKRYRADVLIEEYMDKLEGKIQKEVDKAAKRFGEKFDEAVFRSTNDRVLRYQEEHGRVRERLAQAMTDGDLAELKQIIEDLEIADPESGSRNWTDVRQFNLMFSTQLGNIAGEDGKLYLRPETAQGIFVNFLNVQKTTRQKIPFGIAQIGKAFRNEITARQFIFRMREFEQMEMQFFIRPGEQKKWYDYWKEARMKWHLALGTPPENLRFHDHDNLAHYADAAVDIQFEFPFGFKELEGIHSRTDFDLGNHQELSGKKLQYFDPELQDNYVPYVVETSIGCDRMFLALMSNALVEEEVPGSGNTREVLRLHPALAPIKCAILPLKRNEERLVALAKDIFNDLRFSFQVQYDDTGSIGKLYRRQDAIGTPFCVTVDFESLDDHTVTLRDRDSLEQERVPVAKLEEIIRKRVDMKQLFV, from the coding sequence ATGGCACACTCAAGCGATCATTTTAAGAAACTCATTGCCCACAGCAAAGAATACGGTTTTATCTTCCAGTCCAGTGAAGTATACGACGGCCTGAGCGCTGTGTATGACTATGGCCCTTACGGCGTTGAGCTTAAAAACAACATCAAGGAGTACTGGTGGCGCAGCATGGTGCAGATGCACGAAAACATCGTCGGCGTCGACGCCGCCATCTTCATGCACCCCAAAACATGGAAGGCCTCCGGGCACGTCGATGCCTTCAACGATCCGCTGATCGACAATAAAGACAGCAAGAAACGCTACCGCGCCGACGTGCTCATCGAGGAGTACATGGATAAGCTGGAAGGCAAAATCCAGAAAGAAGTGGATAAGGCGGCCAAGCGCTTTGGCGAAAAATTCGATGAAGCCGTTTTCCGGTCCACCAACGACCGGGTGCTGCGGTATCAGGAGGAGCACGGCCGGGTTCGGGAGCGCCTGGCCCAGGCCATGACTGATGGCGACCTGGCCGAGCTGAAGCAGATCATCGAAGACCTGGAGATCGCCGACCCGGAATCCGGTTCCCGCAACTGGACGGATGTGCGGCAGTTCAACCTGATGTTTTCCACCCAGTTGGGCAACATCGCCGGCGAAGACGGCAAGCTGTACCTGCGCCCCGAAACTGCCCAGGGCATCTTTGTGAACTTTCTGAACGTGCAGAAGACCACCCGGCAGAAGATACCCTTCGGCATCGCTCAGATCGGCAAGGCTTTTCGGAACGAGATTACGGCGCGCCAGTTCATCTTCCGCATGCGCGAATTTGAGCAGATGGAAATGCAGTTCTTCATCCGCCCCGGCGAGCAGAAGAAGTGGTACGATTACTGGAAAGAAGCCCGCATGAAGTGGCACCTGGCCCTGGGTACGCCTCCGGAAAACCTGCGTTTTCACGACCACGACAACCTGGCCCACTACGCCGACGCGGCCGTTGACATACAATTTGAATTCCCCTTTGGCTTCAAAGAGCTGGAAGGCATACACAGCCGCACCGATTTCGACCTGGGCAACCACCAGGAGCTTTCGGGAAAAAAGCTGCAGTACTTCGATCCGGAATTGCAGGACAACTACGTGCCTTATGTGGTGGAAACTTCCATCGGTTGCGACCGGATGTTCCTGGCCCTGATGAGCAATGCGCTGGTGGAAGAAGAGGTGCCCGGCTCCGGCAATACCCGGGAAGTGCTCAGGTTGCATCCGGCCCTGGCGCCCATCAAGTGCGCCATCCTGCCGCTGAAGCGCAACGAAGAGCGGCTGGTGGCCCTGGCGAAGGACATCTTCAACGACCTCCGCTTTTCCTTCCAGGTGCAGTATGACGATACCGGCAGCATCGGCAAGCTGTACCGCCGGCAGGACGCCATAGGCACGCCCTTCTGCGTAACCGTCGATTTCGAATCGCTGGACGACCATACCGTCACCCTGCGCGACCGCGACAGCCTCGAGCAGGAGCGGGTGCCTGTCGCTAAGCTGGAGGAGATCATCCGCAAACGGGTAGACATGAAGCAGCTTTTTGTTTAA